One region of Verrucomicrobiia bacterium genomic DNA includes:
- a CDS encoding CotH kinase family protein, whose product MPTFSSRLRALAGCLVMAAGGFLPAAPAPLVLDPDELSRPGADLFTNGPIPFIQIEVSREAYESLRRNPRQNVTATVREGGKTYVNVALHLKGAAGSFRPVDNKPGMMLHFGRHTPDQRFHGLRKIMLNNSVQDPSYLNEKICGYLFRLAGVPSPRTGHAVVELNGRRLGLYVLKEDFHEDFLKRHFRPATGNLYDIKPGRDINEELTLDFGEGLPDRADLKAAVAACQERNPELRWQKLQAALDVERFVSMMAIEALASHWDGYSRNRNNFRIYAAPDTGRLVFMPNDLDQLFRDPGHSIFDPGENGLVTKTILQTPPARQMFLRRSCFIATNIFNYTDLSNRVNQTAFRLKEALKSINDTSTLRDVENRQRELLRALAVRAETARKQTLELAQRLARFDQDGACPLPQWMPIYEGGADLKIQRQPHALYIRAGHGGAPSFRARLMLPVGRYRFEGRVRTAAVQALKSPLGAGAGLWAVGKPARDQGMDGTADWQVLAYNFEVTLDWEEVELVCELRAKGGEAWFDVPSLRLLRKK is encoded by the coding sequence ATGCCCACATTTTCCAGCCGCCTGCGGGCGCTGGCGGGATGTCTGGTGATGGCGGCGGGCGGTTTCCTGCCCGCGGCGCCGGCGCCCTTGGTGCTTGATCCAGACGAACTCTCCCGCCCCGGCGCTGATTTGTTCACCAACGGCCCCATCCCCTTCATTCAAATTGAAGTCAGCCGCGAAGCCTACGAAAGCCTCCGGCGCAATCCCCGCCAGAACGTCACCGCCACCGTCCGCGAAGGCGGCAAAACGTATGTCAATGTGGCCCTGCACCTCAAAGGGGCGGCGGGCAGTTTCCGGCCGGTGGACAACAAACCGGGCATGATGCTGCATTTTGGCCGGCACACCCCGGATCAACGCTTCCATGGCCTCCGCAAGATCATGCTCAACAATTCCGTCCAGGACCCCAGCTACCTCAACGAAAAAATCTGCGGCTACCTCTTTCGCCTGGCCGGCGTGCCCTCCCCGCGCACCGGCCATGCCGTGGTGGAATTAAACGGCCGCAGGCTGGGCCTCTACGTGCTCAAAGAGGATTTCCATGAGGATTTTCTCAAGCGCCACTTCCGCCCCGCCACCGGCAATCTTTACGACATCAAGCCCGGCCGCGACATCAACGAGGAGCTGACCCTGGACTTCGGCGAGGGCCTGCCCGACCGGGCCGATTTGAAGGCCGCCGTGGCCGCCTGCCAGGAGCGCAACCCGGAGCTCCGCTGGCAAAAACTCCAGGCCGCACTCGATGTGGAGCGTTTCGTCTCCATGATGGCCATCGAGGCCCTGGCCTCCCACTGGGACGGCTACAGCCGCAACCGCAACAATTTCCGCATCTACGCCGCGCCGGACACCGGCCGGCTGGTGTTCATGCCCAACGACTTGGATCAGTTGTTTCGCGATCCGGGCCATTCCATCTTTGATCCGGGCGAAAACGGCCTGGTCACCAAAACCATCCTCCAAACCCCGCCCGCCCGCCAGATGTTCCTGCGCCGCTCCTGTTTCATTGCCACCAATATTTTCAATTACACCGACCTCTCCAATCGCGTGAACCAAACCGCCTTTCGCCTCAAAGAAGCCCTCAAGTCCATCAATGACACCTCCACCCTCCGCGATGTCGAAAACCGGCAGCGCGAGCTGCTGCGCGCCCTGGCTGTGCGCGCCGAAACCGCCCGCAAACAAACCCTGGAGCTGGCCCAGCGGCTGGCGCGCTTTGACCAGGACGGCGCCTGCCCCCTGCCGCAATGGATGCCCATCTACGAAGGCGGCGCGGATTTGAAAATCCAGCGCCAGCCCCACGCCCTCTACATCCGCGCCGGCCACGGCGGCGCGCCCTCTTTCCGCGCCCGTCTCATGCTCCCGGTCGGGCGTTATCGCTTCGAGGGCCGCGTGCGCACCGCCGCCGTCCAGGCCCTCAAATCCCCCCTCGGCGCCGGCGCCGGCCTCTGGGCGGTGGGCAAACCCGCGCGCGACCAGGGCATGGACGGCACCGCCGACTGGCAGGTTTTGGCTTATAATTTTGAAGTCACCCTCGACTGGGAGGAAGTCGAGCTTGTCTGCGAGCTGCGCGCCAAGGGCGGCGAAGCATGGTTTGACGTGCCCAGCCTGCGGTTGCTGAGGAAGAAATAA
- the rfaQ gene encoding putative lipopolysaccharide heptosyltransferase III: MKFLLIKLNHLGDTLLLTPTLRFLAQRFPGAAMDVLVRGGCEVMLQGHPAIRHLLALGRPDRERRPWRTVWAENRRAWQALAGQRYDYAFALSVSDRACLWAWLSRARVRVANDAYGEWGWRRRLFHQLSPFAWAPHHQVLKDFRTVADCFDPQAQPGPLEFFPGVPPAAFAQRFPGLDQGPPLAVIHVTSRWRFKQWLPERWAAVADALQEQHGLRVAFTAGPGPVEAADVQQILSRMQRPALNLAGRTTMAELACLLGRARLFLGVDTVAMHLAAAMQTPIVALFGPSSETSWRPWQCPHELVLGECPCKVTRQFVCDKSRPYPCMERIQVPAVLAAAARLLQTPAAKAPLQGEGR, encoded by the coding sequence GTGAAGTTTCTGCTTATCAAACTGAATCATCTGGGCGACACGCTCCTCCTGACGCCCACGCTGCGTTTTCTGGCGCAGCGTTTCCCGGGCGCGGCCATGGATGTCCTGGTGCGTGGCGGGTGCGAGGTGATGCTGCAGGGACACCCCGCCATCCGCCACTTGCTGGCCCTCGGCCGGCCCGACCGGGAGCGGCGCCCGTGGCGCACGGTGTGGGCCGAAAACCGCCGCGCCTGGCAGGCCCTGGCCGGCCAGCGTTATGATTACGCCTTCGCGCTGTCCGTGTCCGACCGCGCCTGCCTCTGGGCCTGGCTCAGCCGGGCGCGGGTGCGCGTGGCCAACGATGCCTATGGCGAATGGGGCTGGCGGCGGCGCCTGTTTCATCAACTTTCCCCCTTCGCCTGGGCGCCGCACCATCAGGTGCTCAAAGATTTTCGCACGGTGGCCGATTGTTTCGACCCCCAGGCCCAGCCGGGGCCGCTCGAGTTTTTTCCCGGCGTGCCGCCCGCGGCCTTCGCGCAGCGTTTTCCCGGCCTGGACCAGGGCCCGCCGCTGGCCGTCATCCACGTCACCAGCCGCTGGCGTTTCAAGCAATGGCTGCCCGAGCGCTGGGCCGCCGTGGCCGATGCCCTGCAGGAGCAGCACGGCTTGCGCGTGGCCTTCACTGCCGGCCCCGGACCGGTGGAGGCCGCCGACGTGCAACAAATCCTGAGCCGCATGCAGCGCCCGGCCCTCAACCTCGCCGGGCGCACCACCATGGCCGAGCTGGCCTGCCTGCTGGGCCGCGCCCGCCTGTTTCTGGGCGTGGACACGGTGGCCATGCACCTGGCCGCCGCCATGCAAACGCCCATTGTCGCCCTGTTTGGCCCCAGCTCGGAAACCAGTTGGCGCCCCTGGCAATGCCCGCATGAGCTGGTGCTCGGAGAATGTCCCTGCAAAGTCACCCGCCAGTTTGTCTGCGACAAATCGCGCCCCTATCCCTGCATGGAGCGGATTCAGGTGCCGGCGGTGCTGGCGGCGGCGGCGCGCCTGCTGCAGACCCCCGCGGCCAAGGCCCCGCTTCAGGGCGAAGGCCGGTAA